In the Larus michahellis chromosome 6, bLarMic1.1, whole genome shotgun sequence genome, one interval contains:
- the PLAU gene encoding urokinase-type plasminogen activator, which yields MKLLIFAVTLGTLVTGLDSVYSKKYYKLPHKHRSFHKDCHCLNGGTCITYYLFSGIHRCVCPEGYTGIHCELDTDSMCYTKNGEDYRGMATEDECLPWDLPSVVRRGQYHAHLRDALQLGLGRHSYCRNPNGRNRPWCYTKKGFTIQETPCNIEKCGHACGQRSISKYFKIVGGSQAEVESQPWIAGIFQNIRGTDQFLCGGTLIDPCWVLTAAHCFHTPSKKPQNKSTYKVFLGKSILNATDDKEQVFMVDDIISHPEFTDDTGGNENDIALIRIRTTSGQCAVESKYVRTVCLPEKNLYLRDNTRCEIAGYGKQDFYDIYYAQRLMSATVNLISQTKCKYEYYDSVRVTDNMVCAGDPTWMTDACKGDSGGPMVCEHNGRMTLYGIVSWGDGCAKENKPGVYTRVTRYLNWIDSNMNAVTAKSRFLPEPK from the exons ATGAAGTTACTCATCTTCGCAGTAACCCTGGGCACACTTGTCACGGGACTAGATTCT gTTTATAGCAAGAAGTACTACAAGCTGCCACATAAACACAGATCATTTCACAAGG ATTGCCATTGTTTGAATGGAGGAACCTGCATTACCTATTACCTCTTTAGCGGAATTCATCGTTGTGTATGCCCAGAAGGATACACTGGGATTCACTGTGAACTAG ACACTGACAGCATGTGCTATACTAAGAATGGGGAGGACTACAGAGGAATGGCAACAGAAGATGAATGTCTGCCGTGGGATCTTCCCTCAGTAGTCAGGAGGGGTCAATACCATGCTCATTTGAGGGATGCTTTGCAGCTTGGACTGGGCAGACACAGCTACTGCAG AAACCCGAATGGAAGGAACAGGCCCTGGTGTTACACCAAAAAGGGATTCACCATTCAAGAAACACCCTGCAACATAGAGAAGTGTG gGCACGCATGTGGTCAGAGGAGCATCAGCAAGTATTTCAAGATCGTTGGTGGAAGCCAGGCAGAGGTTGAGTCTCAGCCTTGGATAGCTGGCATCTTCCAGAACATAAGGGGCACTGACCAATTTCTGTGTGGTGGCACCCTCATTGACCCCTGCTGGGTGCTTACAGCAGCACACTGTTTTCATACTCC GtcaaaaaagccacaaaacaaatcCACCTACAAAGTCTTCCTTGGAAAGTCCATACTGAATGCTACTGATGATAAGGAACAAGTATTCATGGTTGATGACATCATCTCTCACCCTGAATTTACAGATGACACAGGTGGCAATGAGAATGATATTG CTTTGATAAGGATAAGAACAACTTCTGGGCAGTGTGCAGTAGAATCCAAATATGTCAGAACAGTCTGCTTGCCAGAGAAGAACCTTTACTTACGAGACAATACCCGGTGTGAAATAGCTGGCTATGGAAAACAAGACTTTT atgacatTTACTATGCTCAAAGACTGATGTCAGCCACTGTAAACTTAATATCACAGACAAAATGCAAATATGAATACTATGACAGTGTCAGAGTTACTGACAACATGGTCTGTGCTGGAGATCCCACATGGATGACTGATGCATGCAAG GGGGATTCCGGTGGCCCCATGGTCTGTGAGCACAACGGCAGGATGACGCTTTATGGGATTGTCAGCTGGGGAGATGGctgtgcaaaggaaaacaagcctgGCGTTTACACCAGAGTTACTCGATACCTTAACTGGATTGACTCCAACATGAATGCAGTAACTGCCAAGAGTCGTTTTCTCCCTGAACCAAAGTGA